From Symbiobacterium terraclitae:
ACCGAGGTGAAGAAAAACGTCGTCCTGGCCCGGCTGCGGGGCTACGAGTCGGCCACCCACATGCTCCTGCACCCGCAGGAGGTCACCGTCGACGTCTACAACAACATCCTGGACGTGATCCAGGCCGAGGTGGCGCCGCACATGCGCCGCTACGCCCGCCTGCGCAAGCGGGTGCTGGGCCTGGACAAGCTGCTCTACTGCGACATCGAGGCGCCGCTGGACCCCGGGTACAATCCGCCGGTCACCTTCGCCGAGGCGTCGCAGATCATCCTGGACGGCCTGGCGGTGCTGGGGCCGGAGTACCTGGAGATCGTCCGCAACGCGCTGACCGACCGCTGGGTGGACTGGGCGGACAACGTGGGCAAGTCCACCGGTGCCTTCTGCTCGTCGCCGTACGGGGCGCACCCGTTCATCCTCATCTCCTGGGCCGGCACGATGCGCAACGTGCTGGTGCTCGCCCACGAGCTGGGGCACGCCGGCCACTTCACCCTGGCCCAGCGCAACCAGCGGCTGACCAACGCCCGCCCGTCGACGTTCTTCGTCGAGGCGCCGTCCACGATGAACGAGCTGCTGGTGGGGCAGCACATCATGGCCGGCACGTCCGACCCGCGCATGCGGCGGTGGGTCATCATGCAGTTCCTCTCCACGTACCACCACAACTTCGTGCGCCACCTGCTGGAGGGCGAGCTGCAGCGGCGCATCTACGCCCTGGCGGAGCAGGGCACGCCGATCACGGCGGCGACGCTCTCGGAGACCAAGGGCGAGATCCTGAACGAGTTCTGGGCCGGCGAGGTGGAGATCGACGACGACGCCAAGCTCACCTGGATGCGCCAGCCGCACTACTACATGGGCCTCTACCCGTACACCTACGCCGCGGGGCTGACGGTCTCCACCGCGGTGGCCCAGGCGATCCGGTCGGAGGGGCAGCCCGCCGTCGATCGCTGGCTGCGGGTGCTGAAGGCGGGCGGAACCATGGGGCCGCTTCAGCTGGCCGAGGCGGCCGGCGTGAACCTGGCCACGCCGGAGGCCGTGCGCAAGGCCGTCGCGTACGTGGGGTCGCTCGTGGACGAGCTGGAGCAGAGCTTCTGAAGGGTGCGGGAGACAAAAGTGCAAGACCACCGCGCGAGATGCGGTGGTCTTCATCATTTCAGTCCATGTCATCCGCGCGGGCGACACCGCGCTGCCCCCATCCTGGGGCCCGGGTATCGGCGGCGCAGGGCGGAAGGGGCCCTGCGCGCCCCCCTTCCAGCCGCACCCCGGCCGAGGGGTCACCCAGGGGGGTGATTTTGTGCGCCCAAGATTCGAACTAGATTGAAAACACCGGGCGCTCGGGCTACATTGGCGCCGGAACCCTATCACACGCAAACTGGGGGGTATTGCATGGGTGTGGTGAAAAGGGTCCTGTCCAGTCTGATGGCGGCGTCGATGCTGGTCTCGCTGAGCTCCGGCCTGGCGCTGGCCAGCTCCCCGGACCAGCCCGGAGGAGAGGCGCCCCGGGTTCCCCTCGCGGAACGGGTGTCCACGGAGAAGAACTACGAGATGGTATCCAACGAGGACACGGCCGGTTCCGGCGGCGTGCGCCAGTACATGGTGGAGCTCGAGGGGCCGAGCGGGGTCGAGCTGTACGTGGAGGCCAGGGAGCGGGGCCTGCAGAAGCAGGATCTGGCCCGCGCCGGCCGGGAGGCCCTGAGCGGCATCGAGCGGGCCCAGAGCGACGTCCTCCGGGCCATCCGGTCCCTCAAGACGCCCGCTAAGGTCGAGGTCCTGTACCAGGTCAAGAACGTGCTGAACGGCATCGCCGTGCGCACCGACGAGGCCGGAGCCGAGCTGATCCGCCAGATCCCCGGCGTGAAGTCCGTCACGGTAATGGAGCTTCACGAGCGCAGCCATACCAACTCTGTCCCGCTCATCGGCGGGCCCAAGGTGTGGGAGAGCTTCGGCGTCCTCGGTGAAGGCATCAAGGTCGCCGTGATCGACACCGGCATCGACTACCTGCACACCAACTTCGGCGGCCCGGGTACGCCCGAGGCCTACGAGCTCGACACCACGACGCTGAACGAGTACTTCCCCAACGCCAAGGTGGCCGGCGGCTGGGACTTCGCCGGCGACGCCTACAACGGCTCCAACCAGCCCCGCCCCGACCCGAACCCGCTGGACTGCCGCTACGAGCTGGGCGGCGGCCACGGCACCCACGTGGCCGGCACGATCGCCGGCTATGGCGTGAACGCCGATGGGACAACCTACCGGGGCCCGTACGACCGGAGCATCCCCCTGGACTCCATGCGCATCGGCCCCGGCGTCGCACCGCTGGCGGAGCTGTACGCCCTGCGGGTCTTCGGCTGCACGGGCAGCACCGGCCTGACGGTGGCGGCGCTGGACTGGATCGTTGACCCCAACGGCGACGGCGACTACTCCGACCGGATGGACGTGGCCAACCTCTCCCTGGGCTCGGCGTTCGGCGGTCCGGATGATCCCTCCTCGCGCGCGGCCAACAACGCCGCCCTGGCGGGCGTGCTGCTGGCCATCTCCGCCGGCAACTCCGGCGATGTCTACTACATCAGCGGCAGCCCGGGCAGCGCCGTCCGCGCGGTCACCGTGGCGGCTCAGGTCGATGCGCTGGACGTGGTGGACGGCTTCCGCATCGAGTCGCCTGCGTCCATTGCCGGCTTGTACGGCGGCTCGGTGGGCCAGAGCTACAACTGGGGGGCCATGGAGGAGCCCGTCACGGCGCCGGTGACGTACGACCCGGACAACCCGGCTGGCTGCAGCGCCTGGCCTGAGGGCGCCCTGGCGGGGCAGATCGTCCTGGTCGACTGGGTGCCGGACGGCCACGAGACCTTCCCCTGCGGCTCGGCGGTCCGGGCCAACAACGCCACGGCGGCCGGCGCAGTCGGCATCATCATGGCGGAGAACGTGCCGTTCCTCACCACGGCCATCGCCGGCAACGCCGCCATCCCCAGCATCCTGACCACCAGCACGGCCGGCGAGGCGATCAAGTCCGAGCTGGGCAGCGGCGTGGTGGCGACCCTGAGCAACGAGTGGCTCAACTCCGGCAGAGTCTACGCCCCCGAGCGGGAGGACACCCTGGCCTCCTTCAGCTCCCGCGGCCCGACCAAGGGCAACGGCCTGAAGCCGGACATCGCGGCGCCCGGCTACTCCATCTTCTCGGCCCGGTCCGGCTCCGGCTCGGAGGGCGTCTCCTTCAACGGCACCTCCATGGCCGCGCCGCACATGGCGGGCGTGCTGGCCCTGCTCCGCGACAAGAACCGCGACTGGTCGGTTGAGGAGATCAAGGCCGCGGCCATGAACACCGCCGGCCACGACATCTACCAGGATCTCGGGCCCTCTGGCGACCGGTACGGCCAGTCCCGCGTAGGCGCCGGCCGCGTGGATGCTGCCGCGGCGGTCGCTCAGGAGGTCGTCGCCTACAGCGCCGACGCCCCGGGTGCGGTCAGCGTCTCCTTCGGCGCGGTGGAAGTGGTCGGCACGGCCACCTTCGAGCGCACGGTCAGGGTGGTCAACCACGGCGACCGGACGGTGACCTACCGGCCCAGCGTCGACATGTTCGTAGAGATTCCCGGGCTGGCGTACAGCTTCCCGGACGGGAACGTCACGGTGCCGGCCAGGGGCTCCGCCACCTTCCGGGTGCGGCTGACCGCGGATGCCGCCCAGATGCGGGCTACCCACGACCCGACGATCTCCGAGACTCAGAACTCCTACCCGCGCCAGTGGATCCCCGAGCACAGCGGCGTCATCCTGCTCAAGCCGGTCAACGACGTGGCCGGCGCCAGGGCGACCCTGCGGGTGCCCGTTTACGTCACCGCCCGGCCGGCCGCGGATGTGAACACCGCGGAGCAGAGCCTCACGTTCACCGGTGATGAGGGAGAGAGCACGCTGACCCTGACCGGCACCGGCCTCAACACCGGCGGCTTCTCCCGCTACGATTACA
This genomic window contains:
- the pepF gene encoding oligoendopeptidase F, with translation MARRLTRAEVPVEQTWRLTDLFATQEEWERELEAIGEAVQTVTQYKGRLGEGAGVLLACLTAHEELRGRMVRAGTYASLRFSEDGSNPENQAAMARAQALLAQVGAALAFLESEILALPEGTVARYLGEEPGLGPFGRWLELVLDRRPHALHPETEAALAALGEVTGAPYLVYNRAKAGDMSFEPITVDGRTEPVSFSTYEERLERDPDAAVRRTAFRSFSAGLRRYQNTFGATFATEVKKNVVLARLRGYESATHMLLHPQEVTVDVYNNILDVIQAEVAPHMRRYARLRKRVLGLDKLLYCDIEAPLDPGYNPPVTFAEASQIILDGLAVLGPEYLEIVRNALTDRWVDWADNVGKSTGAFCSSPYGAHPFILISWAGTMRNVLVLAHELGHAGHFTLAQRNQRLTNARPSTFFVEAPSTMNELLVGQHIMAGTSDPRMRRWVIMQFLSTYHHNFVRHLLEGELQRRIYALAEQGTPITAATLSETKGEILNEFWAGEVEIDDDAKLTWMRQPHYYMGLYPYTYAAGLTVSTAVAQAIRSEGQPAVDRWLRVLKAGGTMGPLQLAEAAGVNLATPEAVRKAVAYVGSLVDELEQSF
- a CDS encoding S8 family serine peptidase, coding for MGVVKRVLSSLMAASMLVSLSSGLALASSPDQPGGEAPRVPLAERVSTEKNYEMVSNEDTAGSGGVRQYMVELEGPSGVELYVEARERGLQKQDLARAGREALSGIERAQSDVLRAIRSLKTPAKVEVLYQVKNVLNGIAVRTDEAGAELIRQIPGVKSVTVMELHERSHTNSVPLIGGPKVWESFGVLGEGIKVAVIDTGIDYLHTNFGGPGTPEAYELDTTTLNEYFPNAKVAGGWDFAGDAYNGSNQPRPDPNPLDCRYELGGGHGTHVAGTIAGYGVNADGTTYRGPYDRSIPLDSMRIGPGVAPLAELYALRVFGCTGSTGLTVAALDWIVDPNGDGDYSDRMDVANLSLGSAFGGPDDPSSRAANNAALAGVLLAISAGNSGDVYYISGSPGSAVRAVTVAAQVDALDVVDGFRIESPASIAGLYGGSVGQSYNWGAMEEPVTAPVTYDPDNPAGCSAWPEGALAGQIVLVDWVPDGHETFPCGSAVRANNATAAGAVGIIMAENVPFLTTAIAGNAAIPSILTTSTAGEAIKSELGSGVVATLSNEWLNSGRVYAPEREDTLASFSSRGPTKGNGLKPDIAAPGYSIFSARSGSGSEGVSFNGTSMAAPHMAGVLALLRDKNRDWSVEEIKAAAMNTAGHDIYQDLGPSGDRYGQSRVGAGRVDAAAAVAQEVVAYSADAPGAVSVSFGAVEVVGTATFERTVRVVNHGDRTVTYRPSVDMFVEIPGLAYSFPDGNVTVPARGSATFRVRLTADAAQMRATHDPTISETQNSYPRQWIPEHSGVILLKPVNDVAGARATLRVPVYVTARPAADVNTAEQSLTFTGDEGESTLTLTGTGLNTGGFSRYDYNALVTPFELQHVGTVQSLDKASGIGPSAVTAVLQYAGVTTDARAIAAEGRQLSESDLYFGIVAHADWSTPANEVTYEVQVRPEGSTQTYYLRNSRNAVQSGGSTTYYDVMLACVTAGCFLNTNGVDPLLQSGVFNNNVMILPARVTWLGLDDTKTRFQWRVRATHYRFGLIDETPWYTYDYANPGLDFTDGAEGQPTYFADPGRGIPVAFNRAAYEANGSKGVLLLHNLNARGNRAQVVGINAAPADTGFVDPPESKTYGDEPFTVTARNEKAVIGSLRQDVCEVGPTENGTATVTVLTAGDCVLRAQFTGDDTAAPAYADLVIPVRKADLTITPQSVTRLVGQENPELTGTVTGFVAGDEELVRVRYATAATAASPVGNYPIKVHFDDPEGRLDNYNVIIHPAFVTVVDELAEAVFDPDLGEEQPAGGFTIGFRWLVNGEPGENPSATVRIVDADSGGVITAFVANGGGLTYEDGAYRVQFEPARYGLGPGDRVTIQIYVNRKLQNQITITLVEEAVTE